Proteins encoded in a region of the Podarcis muralis chromosome 4, rPodMur119.hap1.1, whole genome shotgun sequence genome:
- the CCDC80 gene encoding coiled-coil domain-containing protein 80 — protein MKWAPVVSLTVLWAAWLVCGVEKPLRQADRGRHGVRRVPLAYRGSSKSAAQTRRAGVSHRLLSPSGRFPQRPLVKRDSLEPKKPQAAPLEDDSRAQVKTGGTKVRLTQRPKVEMVRDEGPSTTFRSRTVRFPSGSSSPNILASFAGKNRVWIISAPHASDGYYRLMMSLLKDDVYCELAERHVQQIVLFHEEGEEAGTVRKITTEGKILEQPLDPSLISKLMNFLKLEKGKFGMVLLKKTLQVEERYPYPVRLEAIYEVIDQSPIRKIEKIRQKGFIQKCKAAGTEGRVVEEGNNGASVTRATPGGGHVQPVSRKEETRKSIGQPTRVKTVKKFSTTTLSPPPTRAPTLPPTTLRPITRLMTIASRPTTTTTTTVPTTQRTWTTKSHTLLPTAPEVTDARVTESFSSPVWKENRREKNPAHTQRQQTTTRRPSKATHYDTHSEVPTTTSEHPTRASAGRYRDNRTDRKDYNSRGSSVTAGQHKPAKSKPPKKKAQEKILSNEYEDKYDSGQPAVPRLEENVPAEHIPPKKGKDPRKHDRLDKPEKKKKERSEKKNEKQAKKDKAEKKNKQEKERNKKNKKGSKADSEGVLKSNAKPFTQTPRKSVTTLLDLFEGRRRLLLITTPKIDSTMYVQQRDEYLESFCKMATRKISVITISGTVNNSRMKIDHFQLDNEKPMKAIEDEDLVDQRLINELRREYGMTYNDFFMVLTDTDMRAKQYYEVPIAMKSVFDLIDTFQSRLKDMEKQKRDGITCKDDKKQSLENFLSRFRWRRRLLVISAANDEDWAYSQQLAALTGQACNFGLRHITVLKLLGVGEDIGGMLELYPINGSSSVDREELPAHLVKDIRNYFQISPEYFSMLLVGKDGNVKSWYPSPMWSMVIVYDLIDSMQLRRQEMAIQQSLGMRCPEDEYAGYGYHGYHQGYQEGYQDDYRHHESYHHGYPY, from the exons ATGAAGTGGGCACCGGTTGTGAGTTTAACTGTGCTGTGGGCTGCGTGGCTAGTGTGTGGCGTGGAAAAGCCCTTGAGGCAAGCTGACAGAGGGAGGCATGGAGTTAGGAGAGTGCCTCTGGCCTATAGGGGCAGTAGCAAATCAGCTGCACAGACGAGGAGAGCTGGTGTGTCCCACAGACTGTTAAGCCCTTCTGGGAGGTTTCCTCAACGTCCTCTTGTCAAAAGGGATTCTTTGGAACCAAAAAAGCCACAAGCGGCCCCGCTAGAAGATGACTCCCGTGCCCAGGTGAAGACTGGTGGGACTAAAGTACGGCTGACACAAAGACCTAAGGTGGAAATGGTTAGGGATGAAGGGCCATCTACTACGTTTCGATCGCGCACAGTGCGTTTCCCATCTGGGTCTAGTTCCCCCAACATTCTGGCTAGCTTTGCTGGGAAAAACAGAGTCTGGATTATCTCTGCTCCTCATGCCTCTGATGGCTATTACCGGCTCATGATGAGCCTTCTGAAGGATGATGTCTATTGTGAACTGGCCGAGAGGCATGTCCAGCAGATTGTCTTGTTCCATGAGGAGGGCGAAGAGGCAGGGACAGTCAGGAAGATAACCACGGAAGGGAAAATCCTGGAACAACCTCTGGATCCCAGCCTCATTTCCAAACTCATGAACTTTCTGAAGCTGGAGAAGGGCAAATTTGGCATGGTGCTGCTAAAGAAGACATTGCAAGTAGAGGAACGATACCCTTATCCAGTTAGGCTGGAGGCCATCTATGAAGTCATTGACCAGAGTCCCATCAGGAAAATTGAGAAAATAAGGCAAAAAGGCTTCATCCAGAAATGCAAAGCTGCTGGGACAGAGGGCCGGGTTGTTGAGGAAGGCAACAATGGTGCTAGTGTCACTAGGGCAACACCAGGTGGTGGACATGTCCAACCAGTATCCAGGAAAGAAGAAACAAGGAAAAGCATTGGGCAGCCAACACGGGTTAAAACTGTGAAGAAGTTTTCGACAACCACACTGTCTCCCCCTCCAACTAGGGCGCCAACTCTTCCTCCCACAACTCTCAGGCCAATCACCAGATTGATGACAATAGCAAGCAGGCCTACAACCACCACCACTACGACTGTGCCTACAACACAGAGAACGTGGACCACAAAATCACACACCTTACTCCCCACAGCTCCTGAGGTGACTGACGCTCGGGTGACAGAGAGTTTCTCCTCCCCTGTATGGAAAGAGAACCGCAGAGAAAAGAATCCAGCCCACACACAGAGGCAACAGACCACTACAAGGAGACCCAGCAAAGCCACTCATTATGACACCCATTCAGAGGTCCCAACAACCACCTCAGAGCATCCCACGAGAGCAAGTGCCGGACGATACAGAGACAATCGCACAGACCGGAAGGACTATAACAGTCGAGGTTCCAGTGTCACAGCAGGCCAGCACAAGCCTGCTAAAAGCAAACCACCTAAAAAGAAAGCCCAAGAGAAAATACTGAGCAATGAATACGAGGATAAATACGACTCAGGACAGCCTGCTGTTCCTCGCTTAGAGGAAAATGTTCCGGCGGAACATATCCCGCCAAAGAAAGGGAAAGATCCAAGGAAACATGACCGCTTAGATAaacctgagaagaagaagaaagaaagatcagAGAAGAAAAACGAGAAACAGGCCAAGAAGGACAaagctgaaaagaaaaacaagcaagagaaAGAGCGcaacaagaaaaacaagaaaggaaGCAAAGCGGACAGCGAGGGAGTCCTGAAGTCCAATGCCAAGCCTTTCACGCAAACCCCCAGGAAATCTGTGACAACACTTTTGGATTTATTTGAAGGCAGAAGACGTCTCCTG CTGATCACAACTCCCAAGATTGACAGCACCATGTATGTGCAACAGAGAGATGAGTATCTGGAGAGCTTttgcaaaatggcaactagaaaAATCTCAGTGATCACCATCTCTGGCACCGTGAACAACAGCCGCATGAAGATCGACCACTTCCAGCTAG ACAATGAGAAGCCCATGAAAGCGATAGAGGATGAAGACCTCGTGGACCAGCGTCTCATCAATGAGCTGAGGAGAGAATATGGAATGACATACAATGACTTCTTCATGGTGCTAACTGACACTGATATGAGGGCCAAG CAATACTATGAAGTGCCCATAGCAATGAAGTCTGTTTTTGATTTGATTGACACCTTCCAATCACGTCTCAAAGATATGGAAAAGCAGAAACGTGACGGCATTACCTGCAAAGATGACAAGAAACAGTCCCTGGAAAACTTTTTGTCCAG ATTCCGATGGAGGAGAAGGTTGCTAGTGATATCTGCTGCCAACGATGAAGACTGGGCATATTCACAGCAGCTTGCAGCCCTTACAGGGCAAGCCTGCAATTTTG GTCTGCGTCACATAACTGTCCTCAAGCTGTTAGGTGTGGGAGAAGATATTGGTGGAATGCTGGAATTGTATCCAATCAATG GGAGCTCCAGCGTGGACAGGGAAGAGCTCCCTGCTCATTTGGTGAAAGACATCCGCAATTATTTCCAGATCAGCCCCGAATATTTCTCTATGCTTCTGGTTGGAAAAGATGGGAACGTCAAATCCTGGtacccttccccaatgtggtCCATGGTGATTGTGTACGATTTGATTGACTCTATGCAACTTCGGCGGCaggagatggccatccagcagTCTCTTGGCATGCGGTGCCCAGAAGACGAATACGCCGGGTATGGATACCATGGTTATCACCAAGGGTACCAGGAAGGCTACCAAGATGATTACCGCCATCATGAAAGTTACCACCATGGATACCCCTATTGA